CAAAACCCAATTTAGGATGTTTTATCCGTCATTTATCATTCCAATAATTCAAAAACAATAATGTCTAACTTAAATATTGTGATAATGTTTTAACACAATTATTATGAAACTCTTAAAACTTACTACTTTCAACGGCATACCATAAATCATCAGTGACCAATAAATATGTATACCATTCGTAAATAGCTGTAAACCACCAATACACACACAGATACACTACCACCATTGATGTCCTTCAAACGCGTAAACACCAACGCAATACCACCGTTGATGCCATTAAACATCATGAACCACCACCATCGACGTTGACAAACACCATAAATTACTAATGCACTATCAATCTCTATGTCGTCAAACGTTGTAAATTACCAATGCACTATAATTTTTGAACGTTATTGGTTTCGCGTGTCGACTATCTTACTTATTTTCAGAATACATAAATACATAAACACATGTATATACACACGTCTAGTCATATAAGGAACATGGAAAACATTTATTTTTTGTTTGGTTAGTTCTTTTTAGGTGTCAAAAAACACCACATTACCACAATAATTCAGTTAGGTTTCTCTTTACAGCTGATCATTTATGACCACATACAATATTAGGTATTGTTTTTATTTCCTCTGCAATTTATTTGTACTTTCACAACCCAActtctaaaaacaaaaacaaaaaccaaatcacAAACTTCCAAATATTTCCATTTTTACACCACTATTTTCATTCTTttatcttttctttcatttttcatATTCTACAAATTATTTATAAAACAGGTCCACAAGGACTCCATCCTAAAACAGTAAAAACCTACATCAACACAACAACATAAACTCAAACTCAAACAACTTTAACCTACACTCTCAAAACCGGCAAGAAGTACCGAGCCTCTGTCGCTGCCTCGGTCCTGCACCGCCCAACTTACGCGCAATCAACGCGTGCtgcaaaagcccccgaaacttcTCTAAAAACTGACTCCATTCCTCATCGGTCATGTCCGCCACTTTCACAAAGCTAGCACTCGCGGGTACCTGCTCACTTGCACTCCTATGCCCAGCCGGTGAGTCGCCTACGCTTAAGCTTTTTTTCAACGACGTAGATAGGTTTGACACAGAAGGAATCTTTCCTGAAGCGGGACGCACAACGTCTTCTTcgttttcatcttcttcttcaagtTTAGAAAGCGGGTTTCTCCCGATTCCGAATTGGAATGGAAGCGTCGGGTTTATGGAAGATTCCAAATCACCATAATCGATTTCAAATTGGAAACCGTCTTCCTGCAGTCCGGTTTTAGGAGATAACACAAATGTTTCTCTATTGGTCTCGGCTGCAGCCCGTCTAGCCTCCATACACAACACCTCGAGCTCACTGGGCGCCTCTTCACCACGCCTGAACTCACGGGTCATCATCTCACCGATCTCAGCCAGACACAGACCGAAACCCGCAGCCTGTTTTAGAAAAATGGTGCATAGGGTCAGAACGCGTAGACAGGCTTCACGAATCATCGGAAGCTCATTTCTCAACATCTCCGAATCCTGATACGGGTCAAGTGATTCAATGTAGTCGAGTTCATCTTCTGAAAACGGGATAGAAGCTTGTGGCCAATGAATCCACTCGAAATACGGATCCTCTAAACTTTCAGGCAGACACAGACCGTGATCAATCGGAATGAGCTCGACTTGCTGACCTAACTTTCCACCATCATTAACCTTTCTAACGAGCAGATTCCCCGCGTGGCGGTCCGTGTTTAAGATCCTAACATCTAATATACCGATACGATGAACATTAGACACCGAAAAACTCGATGTCCCATGATCACTAGCAtcaaaatcatgaacaataaaCTGTTGAAATGAAGCAATTTTACTAAAACATTTCTTCTTTCTATTATTCCCACTCATACCATCATCATTAACATTGAAAACAGAATGAGTAATTTTAACCAATGCAGTAGGGGGCACATTAGCAAAATGATCATAATCAAGAAGATAAGCAGCCACTTCTCGAAAGCCCGTTTCACCAACCCGAACCGACCGTTTCAACCCAGGCTGACCCAGAGTCTTCCCCACAAACCCTTTCGGGTTATTAGGCGCAAACGGCTCCTCATCCGTCGGTTTCACAATCGCTACACACTCACCGCTACAGTTTCTAAAATAATAAGCCCCTCCAAGCCCCCCATGAACCCGAATCGGGTCAACACCCGAGTTCAAAGCCTCCACGACCTCGTTAACAAGCTCTTTCGTCCGCGTAAAGATACTGGTCCGGCCCAGAATCTCAACAGGCCCGCTTCGATCCCGCTGTTGTGTCTCCCTACCCGAAGGGGACAAACACGGGGTCGAAGAGCTTCTATGCATCAAATTTCTTGTCAACAAAAGAGGCGAATCGTTGCGAATCGCGCTAAGATCGTTCttcaacaccatatctccaaaAGTTAAAGAGCTTTCTTCAATAGGGACATTAAGAGCAACCTGCAGGCGTCGTTTCACCATATGAACATTGTCGTTTCGATCCAGTTCCATTCCTAAGACGCATCCGCTTtcggtttggacaaaaacccGGCGTGTACCGGTCGGTTTTCGATCGTTTCCATGGTATTCTCTACCCATGGGACTCTTGAAAACTGCTACAGCCATTTGGGCCTGAACCGAACTGGCTGTTAAGGTTAGGATGGTACTGAAACGATCATCAAAGACTGAATTTGGGTTGGTTTCAAAGTTCAAACAGTAAACATGTGATTGAATGTAAACAGTGTGGTTTGTTCTAATCTGTggagaaaagaaaaaaacatcCAGAAGAAGAATATGAAACAGTTAGATAAAGATGATCTGGAACTGAGATTAAACTAAGAAAAACAGTTAGTATTTTAAGGAGAAAACAGTCATGAACGACAGTACACAGTAGAAAGATGAAGAACAAAAACAATAAGTGAAAACTGACCAGATCTGATGGAGAATCATACACTGGGAGAGAGGAGAGGAAGAAGACGATCCGGATAATAGGGTGAATCAGAGAGGAAACATAGTTGTAGGTGTTGTTCCTCTCTCTAAATCTAGCTGAGTGAGAGAGTATGTATGTATATAGAGGGAAAGTGCAGTGATATGTAAATTGGTACCAAAACTACTGTTTTAACTCCGGTTTCTGAGGAGTAAAAGCCCCGAGATGGGTTAGTGAGTGTAGGGGTTGGTTTTTTATATGTTAAAATAGATTATGTAgtcttccattcatgttcctgtGTGGGTGAATTATGTTCTAATCATGATCCTCATATCCTTCAGCCTAAGTACATATTTGTGTTTTTTATAACGTCCgatatataatgttttattaaaaacgaaTATGGTTTTGCGGTGTAGTTATTATTATCTACATTTTggtataaattttataaaaaacgGAGCCGTATCAAATTTAcatcaaaatgtagataaaaataatAGAATGTACTTATTAATGTCACATACTTGGTGCAAATAGCAAAAAGTTAGGCGTAATAGAATCATCCTAGCTAAAAAGTGGATTAACGGTCTGTTATGATGTTATACCAGTGTTGGCGTTGGATGTAGTTTTTTAATAAGTGATATGTGGTTTAACtaacaaattaaataaaagaaaaaaattagaaaatatgtgtgtgtatgtgattGGTGGAGTGTTGAGGGGGTAAGAGaaatcaaaataataaatatttagtCGATGTTTTTAAGATGTCACATGACATCTGCccaacactttctctctcttgcTCTTTCACAAACAAAAAATCTATCAAAAATTTATCTTCTCTCTCCTATCTCCTACATCACACTCATATTACTTtctttcatccattttttctcattctttctcatggtataaggagtggttagacacttgagagtgtcaaactaaaaaatcaaccaatcagagtgcgtcacgtcaatcagtgaaaagtgtttaaattATGCtaaaaagtgttggcaatggttagacacttggtgaagtggtaaacttttttttaaaaaaaaaggtaactttgtagaatagtaaccaagttttaaaagtgttccaattaggtcactcaagtttcaaaattgtttcaatcaggtcactcaacatccatttttttattaaaattaagggttttttcatccgattcataggtaaccgtggtgatgaggatttttgtttcttttttctcttttctttGATGCTAACATCGAGCAATAACgtggattttaattttttttaatttttaatgtaattaaagtgtttttatttttaataaatataatttcttATATTATAATAATCCGACCCTAGCATCTTATGCTCCATTTTTCttttgacacatggaaaaaaaGACATGGCTcaatttgaatgttaagttatctaattgagACAAAAACGACACGAGTGACCTAATcagaacacttttgaaacttggttactattctgtgacatattcggaaaaatgtgtgatttgagagatggcatggaccccaccacacaccccCCCTCTCCTTCCTCCCTTCACCGCATCGGCATTTGGTCACCGATCAAGATTGAAACCGAGCGGCAAAGGGgggtcggcggcggtgttcccgcgcGGCAAACCCCCTTGCCGCTCACCCTTACCGCACCACTCCGTATCCTCTCACATACATTGCCACACACTCTCTCCTCCACCTCACACCCTCTCTCATCCACATCACTTTCTCTCTCCTTAAAAACATCTAAAAATACCTCTATTGTGGATGCTCTAACGTCTCCACCCTTGACACCCCCCTTTAACGCCCATGGCTTGGTGTTTGACTTGTTAACGGGGTGCGGTGCCATGGTACGTCATCTCACAATAGATAGTCTAATGATAAACTAATCTACTTTTAAATACACTTATATTTATACCTTGATTGAAATCTTTCACTTTCAAAATAGAGGAAAAGTACCGTATCACCACACCGCTATCCGAGGTAGACAGAGGGTGATTGGCAACCTTATTTTAGTCTCAGGTTTAAGAAAACTTGATTATgatttaggggttgtttggtagcctcttaatgaccattcagatgctatctcttaatggtttaaaacctctgaatgaataagaggtaaactcaagtctgaatggttaagaggtaacctctgaatggtaaattatcacatgtcacatttttctaacttctcattggtaaaattcttaatggttccattaagaggtagcctcttaatgaccattcagaggctaccaaacagaaCCTTACTGGTTTTTTTTCATGATGACCTTCTACTTCAaattaaataagaaaaaaaaaataatcccTATGgtttaaccaaaattcacatcTATTGCATATAAGGTTGTATATttgaatttagaaaaaaaaataacattgAATATTGAAATCTAGGTGGTTTTCTTAGAGAACTCGGGGCGCTCTGTGGTCACATTTTCTTCACGCATGGCGTGATACACCATCGCCACCCTCCTTTATAACGCGTGGATGGGCTAACGCGTTACCATGGTCAGGCGTGAAGAATTGAAGATGCTGCACATGTTCGATGATGGAGATGAGTGTATGGTGAGTGATGGACATTTTCACTAAAATCCATCTCTAGTGATGAAATAAAGCTCGATGACAtagcggaacttgattggatgttgtgagtgatgaaatttCAACACTAGTGGAGCGTCCCTACCTTACGAAGAAAAAAAGTTTTAGTGCTTTCCGTTGAATATTGCGGAAATTTTATTAGTTTTTTCTCTTTATAAATACTCTAGAGAACAAAGTCGTTGATTTAaccatttttttgttaaatactagtattaagcccctgcgttgcagcggttgtcataaaactgtgttaagtagtagcaatactataccattgaCAGTGACCACCAACACCAGAAAAGCTCGtaaaatcaaaataaataaaaacgggaaaaaaataacgccgagcgaaaagcaTACGTAagatctttgaatcacgcacgctcgttgctgagaaattaaatcgaaacgtaaaacatagaaaaaaataactaagtccatccaggacccgcatgttggacgaacttgacaaacgcagaaaaatagacgtgaccagtcaaacgggaaaaaataaacgaaaaaatgttgaaccccacacgcacgttgcattgcgttaactcacaaaatttagaacgaaacgaaaacttgggaaaga
The sequence above is drawn from the Helianthus annuus cultivar XRQ/B chromosome 12, HanXRQr2.0-SUNRISE, whole genome shotgun sequence genome and encodes:
- the LOC110892670 gene encoding phosphatidylinositol 4-kinase gamma 7 yields the protein MILHQICTILTLTASSVQAQMAVAVFKSPMGREYHGNDRKPTGTRRVFVQTESGCVLGMELDRNDNVHMVKRRLQVALNVPIEESSLTFGDMVLKNDLSAIRNDSPLLLTRNLMHRSSSTPCLSPSGRETQQRDRSGPVEILGRTSIFTRTKELVNEVVEALNSGVDPIRVHGGLGGAYYFRNCSGECVAIVKPTDEEPFAPNNPKGFVGKTLGQPGLKRSVRVGETGFREVAAYLLDYDHFANVPPTALVKITHSVFNVNDDGMSGNNRKKKCFSKIASFQQFIVHDFDASDHGTSSFSVSNVHRIGILDVRILNTDRHAGNLLVRKVNDGGKLGQQVELIPIDHGLCLPESLEDPYFEWIHWPQASIPFSEDELDYIESLDPYQDSEMLRNELPMIREACLRVLTLCTIFLKQAAGFGLCLAEIGEMMTREFRRGEEAPSELEVLCMEARRAAAETNRETFVLSPKTGLQEDGFQFEIDYGDLESSINPTLPFQFGIGRNPLSKLEEEDENEEDVVRPASGKIPSVSNLSTSLKKSLSVGDSPAGHRSASEQVPASASFVKVADMTDEEWSQFLEKFRGLLQHALIARKLGGAGPRQRQRLGTSCRF